The Macrococcoides canis genome has a window encoding:
- a CDS encoding aminotransferase class I/II-fold pyridoxal phosphate-dependent enzyme → MYVSSKLLNSIPESYFGKTMGRKLEFGDKPLINTAVGIPDQPVDRTVLKALQDAIVNPDNHRYGVFRGKEALKKEIQKFYKDVYEVSLEDDEICILYGTKNGLVHIPTCVIEPGEGVLLPNPGYTDYLAGVKLARGVHYDLPLHPENHYLPDFDAIDKSQLDNTKLIYLNYPSNPTGAVATQAFFNDTILRFKNTKTKIIHDFAYAAFGFNGKNPSILASPHAKEVAVEIYSLSKGFNMSGVRVGFAVGNKEIVSALNYFQDHTQVGMWGVVQDAAKAALELGEPYLETQNNIFKARRDKVTAYLKQHQIPFEPMDGGIFLWVQVPDDFDGEAYTDYLLKQESILVTPGIPFGSRGKNYIRISLAIDDVLIDELLERLKNTKELYKK, encoded by the coding sequence ATGTATGTGAGTTCTAAATTATTAAATTCAATACCAGAAAGTTATTTTGGTAAGACAATGGGTAGAAAGCTGGAATTCGGGGACAAACCATTGATTAATACAGCGGTCGGTATCCCGGATCAACCAGTAGATCGTACGGTGCTAAAAGCATTACAAGATGCCATTGTCAATCCTGATAACCATAGATACGGTGTATTCCGTGGTAAGGAGGCGTTAAAGAAAGAGATTCAGAAGTTTTATAAAGATGTCTATGAAGTTTCACTGGAAGATGATGAAATTTGTATTCTTTATGGGACGAAAAATGGTCTTGTTCATATTCCTACATGTGTCATTGAGCCAGGAGAAGGAGTATTACTCCCTAATCCCGGATATACCGATTACCTAGCAGGTGTAAAACTTGCACGAGGTGTACATTATGATTTGCCATTACACCCTGAAAATCATTACTTACCTGATTTTGATGCTATAGATAAATCACAACTTGATAATACAAAGCTGATTTATCTTAATTATCCGTCTAATCCAACTGGAGCAGTAGCGACTCAAGCATTTTTCAATGATACAATTCTGCGCTTTAAGAATACGAAAACAAAGATTATCCATGACTTTGCCTATGCAGCTTTTGGATTTAACGGTAAGAATCCAAGTATTCTTGCTTCGCCTCATGCGAAAGAGGTTGCGGTAGAAATATATTCTTTATCTAAAGGATTTAACATGTCAGGTGTACGTGTCGGATTTGCAGTTGGAAATAAAGAGATAGTGAGTGCTCTTAACTATTTTCAGGATCATACTCAAGTCGGAATGTGGGGTGTTGTGCAAGATGCAGCGAAAGCGGCGCTCGAGCTTGGAGAACCTTACCTCGAAACTCAAAATAATATATTTAAAGCAAGACGTGATAAAGTAACAGCATATTTAAAGCAGCATCAAATTCCATTTGAACCGATGGACGGCGGTATATTTTTATGGGTACAAGTGCCAGACGATTTTGACGGGGAAGCGTATACAGATTATTTGTTAAAGCAAGAATCAATATTAGTAACCCCAGGAATACCATTTGGATCACGTGGTAAGAATTATATTAGAATCTCCCTTGCAATTGATGATGTGTTGATAGATGAACTGCTTGAGCGGTTAAAAAATACAAAAGAATTATATAAAAAATGA
- a CDS encoding MFS transporter gives MKQQFKLLMMIQFFIYFGFSIVIPVIPALVHSLNLNAFHMGLLLASYSIVSFIAAPLWGYLSDKYGRKKVLIIGLFGFTLSFVLFGLYIDNLSMLYTSRILGGLFSGACFSTTTSMVSDMTTHEERNKYMGLMGMMIGLGFIFGPAVGGLLSGISYQIPYFATAAILTVIALFCLFTIKETLNLSDSPENNTVNPKLLTPAIYLLLFSTFIVTFTMSGMESSFQLFEIEKINITATQMGMLFMIGGLVNAGLQGGYLRKVKHGQEKPVIITGQIITIIAFILLPFSMNLFYAGLCLVLLMSGNALVRTLLTSQLTKETSNNKMGKLTSISYSMDSLGRILGPLLFTALLSRNLDMPFYFGALTSIFGLILLFIYFKKGRVI, from the coding sequence ATGAAACAACAATTCAAATTACTGATGATGATTCAGTTCTTTATATACTTTGGATTCAGTATCGTAATACCCGTAATACCTGCTCTTGTACATAGTTTAAATTTAAATGCATTTCATATGGGCTTACTACTCGCATCATATTCTATCGTATCATTTATAGCCGCACCGTTGTGGGGATATTTGTCTGATAAATATGGACGTAAGAAAGTATTGATTATCGGACTATTCGGTTTTACATTAAGCTTTGTATTATTCGGACTATATATAGATAATTTATCTATGCTTTACACCTCTCGAATTCTTGGCGGACTATTCTCAGGGGCATGTTTCTCTACTACAACGAGCATGGTCAGTGATATGACTACACACGAGGAACGTAACAAATACATGGGCTTGATGGGTATGATGATCGGCCTCGGATTTATATTTGGTCCTGCTGTTGGAGGTTTGCTATCTGGTATCAGTTATCAGATTCCATATTTCGCAACTGCTGCAATATTAACGGTTATTGCTTTATTCTGTCTATTCACAATTAAAGAAACATTGAATTTATCTGATAGCCCAGAAAACAATACAGTAAATCCAAAATTGCTCACACCTGCAATTTATTTACTACTCTTCTCTACATTTATCGTAACATTCACAATGAGCGGTATGGAAAGCTCATTCCAGCTCTTCGAAATCGAGAAGATTAATATTACTGCAACACAAATGGGGATGCTCTTTATGATTGGCGGGCTCGTCAATGCTGGACTACAAGGTGGATACTTACGAAAAGTGAAGCACGGTCAAGAAAAACCAGTTATTATTACAGGGCAAATCATAACGATCATCGCATTTATTTTATTACCGTTCTCTATGAATTTATTCTATGCAGGTCTTTGTCTTGTGCTGCTTATGTCTGGGAATGCACTTGTAAGAACATTACTGACGAGTCAATTGACGAAAGAAACTTCGAATAATAAAATGGGAAAGCTTACTTCTATCAGTTACAGTATGGATAGTTTAGGTCGTATTCTTGGTCCATTGTTATTTACTGCACTGCTTTCCAGAAATTTAGATATGCCATTTTATTTCGGTGCACTGACCTCAATATTTGGCTTAATATTACTATTTATTTATTTTAAGAAAGGAAGAGTTATATGA
- a CDS encoding SE1832 family protein: MDLNQQLLELKEEYMRIQNDLEKVESTGQSSPRLEEKLVEIEQQIAQVRAQL, from the coding sequence ATGGATCTTAACCAGCAACTATTAGAGTTAAAAGAAGAATATATGCGTATTCAAAATGACCTAGAAAAAGTAGAGTCTACTGGTCAGTCTTCACCACGCCTAGAAGAGAAGCTTGTAGAAATTGAACAACAGATCGCCCAAGTAAGAGCACAGCTGTAA
- the ybaK gene encoding Cys-tRNA(Pro) deacylase, with translation MAKKIKTNALRKLDQQKIPYEIYTYEVTDELDGITVANKIEKPYAQVFKTLVLHGKLNHYVAVIPVAATLDLKSMSKVVGEKKLELLPVKDLEKLTGYIRGGCSPVGMKKLFPTVIDKRAEQFEEIIVSAGQRGIQMQVSLQSLIQLINAKVSPITHED, from the coding sequence ATGGCAAAGAAAATTAAAACAAATGCATTAAGGAAACTTGATCAGCAAAAGATTCCATATGAAATATATACATATGAAGTGACAGATGAACTAGATGGCATTACTGTGGCAAATAAAATTGAAAAACCTTATGCACAAGTATTTAAAACATTAGTATTGCACGGGAAATTAAATCATTATGTTGCTGTTATTCCTGTTGCAGCAACACTAGACCTTAAATCAATGAGTAAAGTAGTCGGTGAGAAGAAACTTGAACTCTTGCCGGTAAAGGACCTTGAGAAATTAACGGGCTATATTCGTGGCGGTTGTTCACCTGTTGGAATGAAAAAGCTATTTCCGACGGTCATTGATAAGCGCGCAGAGCAGTTTGAAGAGATTATTGTAAGTGCAGGACAACGAGGAATACAGATGCAAGTGTCACTTCAATCATTGATCCAGCTTATTAATGCGAAAGTGAGCCCGATTACACATGAAGATTAA